The DNA window CGGTGCCGTTTGGACCCGCCGACGCCGATGCGGAAACGAAGGATGTCGCCGTAGTGAATTTCCCTGACCAGCGCGATGTGTTTGTGAAGAACCAGCTGCTGCTGGAAGGCGTTGTCCGGGCGAGAGGGCTTGTCAATGTGGAGATACCCGTCGAGCTGGTCGTGGAAGACGCCGCCGGGCAGCAAACCGTGATCGGCCCGTTGCCTGTCATGGCGCGCGAACCCGACGAGTTTCTCTCGGTCGAGATTCCCTACACGCCGGAGAAGCCAGGCCAGTACAAGCTCACCCTCAGGGCGGCCGAGCAGCGCGGGGAACTGGTCGTCAACAATAATGAACTCAGCGCCTACCTCAATGTGCTGGAGGGCGGCATCAAGGTGCTCTACGTCGAAGGCGACTTGCGCTGGGAACAAAAGTTTCTCAAACGCTCGCTCGATGCGTCGCGCGATATTGATGTCGACTTCTTGTGGCTCGACCCGAGGGATCGGGACCGCTGGCCCGTCGACCTGACGCGCAAGATCCAGGAGGGAGCCTACGACCTGTTCATTCTGGGCGACCTTGACTCGACTGCCTTGTATCGCCAGGGAAACGCGGAAGGGACTTTGCGGTTGATGGCCGAACAGGTAGCGGCCGGCAAGGCACTGTTGATGCTGGGCGGCTATCACAGTTTTGGGCCGGGCGGCTATCGCGACACGCCTTTGGCCGACCTGTTGCCGGTAGAGATTGGCCGTTACGAACGGCAGGACTTTGACGCCCCCATCAGTCGCGACCTGCATCTGTCGGGACCGCTGCCGATGGAGCCGGCGACAGGCCATTATCTCACGCAGTTGGCTTCGCCTGAACAGAACCAGGCCGTCTGGCGAACGCTGCCGCCGCTGACCGGCGCCAACAAGTTCGCCAACGTCAAGCCGAGCGCCCGGCTGTTGCTGGAATCAGCCAGCCATGAACCGCTGCTGGTTGAGCAGGTATATGGCTCGGGTCGGGTGCTGGCCTTCGCCGGCGACTCCACCTGGCGATGGTGGATGCAAGGACACGCTACCGAGCATCGCCGCTTCTGGCGCCAGATGGTCCTCTGGCTGGCGAAACGCGATGGCGACGAGAAGAACGCCCTGTGGTTACGGCTGCCCCAGCGGCGGTTCAATCCCAGGGCGACCGTTGAGTTTACCACCGGCGTACGGACTGAATCCGGGAACCCGCAACCGAACGCGGTGATCCAGGCGCAGGTAACGCTTCCCGGCGGAGAGAAACAGCCGATCAACCTGGCGTTTGGCGTCGAAGAACGGACCGGAGCCTGGAAGCTGCCGGAAACGCCGGGGGCGTACCTGCTGGAAGTGACGGCCCAGGTTGGCGGCGAGACCCTGACGACCGAGGCGAAGTTTATGGTGTTTGATCACGATGTCGAGCTGAGCGATTCCCAGCCCGATCACGAACTGCTCCGTCGATTGGCGCTGGCGACCGAGGAGTTCGGCGGCCAGTTTACTCCGCCGGAACAGCTTTCCGCCGCGCTCCAGAAGATCAGCGAACGTCCGCTGGAAACAGAGATCACGGTCGAACAAAAGCAGTGGCAACTGGCCCGCACCTGGTGGGACGCGTGGCTGTATTTTCTGGTCGTCGCCGGTCTGCTCACCAGCGAATGGGGCCTGCGGAAGTACTGGGGACTGGTTTAGCCTGGAGGTCGCGTGCGAGGGGAACCAGCACGTAGCCGAAGTCGCCAGACTTGGGAGGGAGTATTCTGGGAAGCGCGACTAAACACTGGCGAGTCCCGCTATGGCATACTGGCGACGGGAATTTTCGTGGTGCGGGGGTCGTTCGGCATGGCGTTCGCTGACTGGTAAAGTCAACGACTTTTGTCCCTTTCGTATCCATTCGTCTCAGGGAAAATATGCAAGCGATCTGGGAACAATACCAGGCAGTCCGGCAGTTCAGCGCCCAGCTCTGTGCGGTGCTCTCGCCGGAAGACTGCACGATCCAATCGATGCCCGACGCCAGTCCTGCGAAGTGGCATCTGGCGCATACGACCTGGTTCTTTGAAACGTTCGTGCTGCGGGAGACTTCTGGTTACCAGGCGTTCCACCCGGACTTTGAGCATCTGTTCAACTCTTATTACAACGCGATCGGCGAGCAGTACGCCCGTTCGCAGCGGGGGGTGATTTCCCGTCCCGGACTGGAAGAAACACTGGCTTACCGTCGCCATGTCGACGCCGCGATGGGTCGTTTGCTGGAAGAGTATTCCGACGCCGCCGCCCAGGCGGCCAGCCGGATCGAACTCGGCCTGCAGCATGAGCAGCAGCACCAGGAGCTCATTCTGACCGATATCAAACATGCCCTGTGGTGTAATCCGCTGCAGCCGTGGTACCGGTCCGGCCGTGTGGTGGAACCGGTTGCGAGGCAGCCGGTCAGTTGGATCGACTGCGACCCCGGACTCTGTTCCCTCGGTGACGAGGAGAGCGGCTTTGCCTTTGATAATGAACGGCCCCGGCATCGCCAGTGGGTGGAGCCGTTCGCCCTGGCGGACCGGACGGTCACGTGCGGCGAGTGGCTGGCGTTTATCGAGGACGGCGGTTACAGCCGGCCCGAGTTATGGATGTCGCTTGGCTGGAGCGAGGTGCAGCAACAAGCCTGGCAGGCTCCGCTGTACTGGGCGCAGGGCGACGACGGCTGGACGCTGTTTACGCTTGCGGGTTGCCGGCCTGTCGCGTCCGAAGAGCCTGTCTGCCATATCAGCTGGTTCGAAGCAGACGCCTTTGCCCGCTGGTCGGGCGCGCGGCTGCCGACCGAAGCCGAATGGGAGACGGCCGCTGTGAGTCTGGCGGCGGAGCGAACCGCAGGCGACGCTTTGGCCGACCTGCTCCTGGCGGACGACCGGGCCCTGCACCCTCCAGCGGTCGCCAGCGGTGGGGAACGCCTGCAGCAGATGATCGGCGGCGTGTGGGAATGGACGGTCAGTTCCTATGGACCGTATCCGGGCTTCATCCCCGCGGTAGGCGCCCTGGGAGAGTACAACGGCAAGTTCATGTGCAACCAGTACGTTCTGCGGGGCGGTTCCTGCGCCACGCCGTCGTCGCACATTCGCCCGACCTACCGGAACTTTTTCCCGCCAGGCGCCCGTTGGCAATTTTCCGGCGTACGCTTGGCGCGTTAGGCCGAGTAATCACGGCGGGCGCGGGTTCCCTGGAAGGGACCCGGCCGGAATGAAAACAGGGAAAGCCGTGCGGCTTTCCCTGTGGGTGAATATCAAACGCAGTGGGGCTTAACGGAAGCCGTCGCCAGGAGGTCCGACTTCTGCACCGGGCAAAGGTCCGCGAACCGGCGGACGAACAGCCGGCTTGACCTTGGGGGCGTCCTCGTCGACTTCGGGCGGGGTAGGCTGGGGCAGCATGCTGCTCAGCAGGGCCCGCCGGGCGTCCTGGTCGGAACCGACGAGAATCTCGGCCCGTTGCGGATCGAGCAGCCGCTCATAGGAGATTTTTAGTTTCTCATCGTCGAGCAGACCCTGGGCGTTGTACCAGCGTACTTCGGCCAGCACGGGCAAAATGTGTTTGTGGTGGTCGTTGAACAGCATCCCGACACGTCCAGCCACCACGGCCGGAGTCAGCGCCGGCATGGGGGCCGACTGGTACTCTTTGTCGATCAGGCGGAAGATCGGGTCCAGGGCGATTTCAACCGGGTCGTCGGCGGGGTTGTCCTGCCGGTCGGCGTCGATGGAGATGTTGTTCATGCGGCCGCTGTTGGCGACGTTCTCTCCGGTGGCGACGTCGGTCACGCTGATCTCGGTCGTGTTGGTATTGGTGCCCTGGCGGGTCTCCGTGGTGGTAACGCGGAAAATGAGCAGCAGGTCGACATCTTCATTGACGGCCCGGCGGGTGAGTTCCGGCGTGGTGCCTTCGCCCAGGTACGTGAGTCCGGGATAGAACTGGGCAATGTGCTTGCTCTCGGCGGTGACGGGAGGCATGCGCCCCAGGGCCGTTTTCCGTTTGGCGGCCTCTTTGCCGCCGTCGATTTCGACGTCAGGATCGGCCACCAGTTCCGGCTGGTTGGGATTTCTTTTGGTGGTGTCATGGAATGCGCCGACGGTGAAGTTGCCAACGCCATCGATTTTTTCGGTCAGCTTGCCCCAGTAGGCCCGTTCGCGACGCATGTTCAGGCGATTCATCAGTTTGTCGCCGACTTCGCCAGTAAAGTAGGCGAACTGCTGACCCAGATCTTTGGGCGGTTCGGGCCGTTCTTTGAGCTCTTCTTTTTCGCCCTGTTGGTTCGGTTGAAAGGCCGTAACGCGTTTTTCTTCTTTGGTGTCTTTCTTCTTTTTCTCGACCGGATCGCCGATCAGCACCGGGTCGATGCGGTAGTTACGGGCGGGCAGATACTCGACCCCGATCCCCCAGCGCACAGAAAAGTCGGGCCGCAGCGGGGCCGGCAACCAGTGCAGGGGGATATCTTTCGCGACGGCCTTGTCGGAATCGATCACGTGCGCGTAATAGTTGCCAAAGGCTTCGCGGTCGCGACCCTGGCTGAACAGATCGTGGGCGGCCTGCAGGAAGACCTGGTCGCTGGGGATCTGGGGCGGCGGGTTCCTTTTGGGTTCGGGCTGCCTGGGCGGCTGGACGGGCGGCTGCGGATCGAAGTTTTCTTCCGGAGGAGCTTCTTCCGGCGGCGCCTCCTCGGGCGGGGCTTCCTCAGGCGGCGCCTCTTCCGGCGGCGCTTCCTCGGGGGGAGCTTCTTCCGGCGGCGCTTCTTCTGGCGGCGCTTCCTCGGGGGGAGCTTCTTCTGGCGGGGCTTCGTCGACGCTCGGATCGCCAGCGGTTGGCCCGGCATCGGGACTGATGGGCGCAAAGTCCATCGGGGTCGAGGTGCTGCCGGTCGAAGCGACTTCGGGAGCCGCGTCGCCGCCGCCGCAACCTGTCAGCGCAACCAGCAGGAGTAGCAAGGGGAAGGAAGGAGAAACTATGCGTCGCATCGTCCACCTCGGTAGTCGACTAATGGAAGAATTTTGATGAGGGAAGTCGCGTTCAATCCCCAGTATGGCGTTTTCTGGTCCGCCTGTCGAGGATTCCGCGATAAGGCGGCCAGGGCGTCGTACCGGGTGGGATCAAGCGTGCCGGGCCATCCCCCAGATCCACTGGCTGAACATGAATACGGCGAAAGCCAGGGCCACCCAGTTGAACCGTTTGCTTCGCCAGGCGCGGCGGCCCTGGCGGATCCGGCGAATCTGGTACGTTTGAAAAGGAATCTGGACAATCGCCATGCCATAGAGCAGGATTCCGCCCGGGTTAAACAGCCACGCTCGCCGAAAATCCCCGTGGGCCAGGGAGATAAAACTGCGCGTGAGTCCGCAGCCGGGACAATCCCAGCCCATCAAGCGTTTGTAAACACATAGTTCCGGCAGCGGCCAGGCGGTTCCGGGAAGGAAGACCTGCTCGGTTCTTTCGCCCGGCGGGGTGTGCAGCAGAAAGGACAAAGTGAGCACCACCACGCACAGCACCAGCAGCAGGACATGTTGCGAGATCGATTCCCCGGGCGCGGGGCCGTCGGGTTCTGTCGCAACGAGGTCGGCTTCGGACAGGTGGATCGGTTCCGAATCGGCGGCGGACGACATTTATTTGTTCAACGGATCGACAGGGGCTGGCGGTTCCTCCTGGGCGCGTTGCGTTTGCTGTTCGGCGAGCGCTTTCTGGAAGACGTTCAGTTGCCGGCTGATCTGGCCCGAATGGGGCTCCAGTGCGACGGCCTGGCTTTGGTATTTGACGGCGTTTTCCATGTCGCCCACGGCAAAATAGCAGTGGCCCAGCGTATCGAGGAAGCTGGCCGTATTGGGACGCAGTTCCAGCGAGCGGTGGCTACTGCGGACCGCTTCGTCGAAGTCGCCTTCGG is part of the Lignipirellula cremea genome and encodes:
- a CDS encoding glutamine amidotransferase, whose translation is MQPAWQASTGPVARAPSHIHQLRKKLLLHFEPILNSPLLVGGIALTLAALLWIQPRYQLLSMGRRASLLGLRFSLIVMLTIAMLRPTCVSSSTVQQSAVLLIGLDQTRSMTLPAASGETETRWQAQTDALASAAGQLRTLSEKFDIKVYGYDLTLHELDFAEGRIVLPEQPTGDQTDLGSPLYDAISNERGKRLAGIVWLGDGAQTAFDPRIEIQATQRELAHQKAPLLAVPFGPADADAETKDVAVVNFPDQRDVFVKNQLLLEGVVRARGLVNVEIPVELVVEDAAGQQTVIGPLPVMAREPDEFLSVEIPYTPEKPGQYKLTLRAAEQRGELVVNNNELSAYLNVLEGGIKVLYVEGDLRWEQKFLKRSLDASRDIDVDFLWLDPRDRDRWPVDLTRKIQEGAYDLFILGDLDSTALYRQGNAEGTLRLMAEQVAAGKALLMLGGYHSFGPGGYRDTPLADLLPVEIGRYERQDFDAPISRDLHLSGPLPMEPATGHYLTQLASPEQNQAVWRTLPPLTGANKFANVKPSARLLLESASHEPLLVEQVYGSGRVLAFAGDSTWRWWMQGHATEHRRFWRQMVLWLAKRDGDEKNALWLRLPQRRFNPRATVEFTTGVRTESGNPQPNAVIQAQVTLPGGEKQPINLAFGVEERTGAWKLPETPGAYLLEVTAQVGGETLTTEAKFMVFDHDVELSDSQPDHELLRRLALATEEFGGQFTPPEQLSAALQKISERPLETEITVEQKQWQLARTWWDAWLYFLVVAGLLTSEWGLRKYWGLV
- the egtB gene encoding ergothioneine biosynthesis protein EgtB yields the protein MQAIWEQYQAVRQFSAQLCAVLSPEDCTIQSMPDASPAKWHLAHTTWFFETFVLRETSGYQAFHPDFEHLFNSYYNAIGEQYARSQRGVISRPGLEETLAYRRHVDAAMGRLLEEYSDAAAQAASRIELGLQHEQQHQELILTDIKHALWCNPLQPWYRSGRVVEPVARQPVSWIDCDPGLCSLGDEESGFAFDNERPRHRQWVEPFALADRTVTCGEWLAFIEDGGYSRPELWMSLGWSEVQQQAWQAPLYWAQGDDGWTLFTLAGCRPVASEEPVCHISWFEADAFARWSGARLPTEAEWETAAVSLAAERTAGDALADLLLADDRALHPPAVASGGERLQQMIGGVWEWTVSSYGPYPGFIPAVGALGEYNGKFMCNQYVLRGGSCATPSSHIRPTYRNFFPPGARWQFSGVRLAR
- a CDS encoding DUF2752 domain-containing protein, producing MSSAADSEPIHLSEADLVATEPDGPAPGESISQHVLLLVLCVVVLTLSFLLHTPPGERTEQVFLPGTAWPLPELCVYKRLMGWDCPGCGLTRSFISLAHGDFRRAWLFNPGGILLYGMAIVQIPFQTYQIRRIRQGRRAWRSKRFNWVALAFAVFMFSQWIWGMARHA